The following proteins come from a genomic window of Gottfriedia acidiceleris:
- the tpiA gene encoding triose-phosphate isomerase, whose amino-acid sequence MRKPIIAGNWKMNKTLNEAMTFVEEVKNSIPSSDKVDSAVCAPALFIAPMLYGVKGTELKIGSQNVSNQDSGAYTGEISPVALKDLGVTYAIIGHSERREYYGETDEFINSKTKKAFEHGLTPILCCGETLEEREGGKFEEVIRTQLTADLAGLTDEQVKNLVIAYEPIWAIGTGKSATEKDAQDSCKFVRDVVASLYDETVAESVRVQYGGSVKPENIKEYMAQPDIDGALVGGASLEPASFLALLEAVK is encoded by the coding sequence ATGCGTAAACCAATTATCGCAGGTAACTGGAAAATGAATAAGACGCTTAACGAAGCAATGACATTCGTTGAGGAAGTAAAAAATAGCATTCCATCATCTGATAAAGTAGATTCAGCAGTTTGTGCGCCTGCATTATTTATTGCACCTATGTTATACGGTGTAAAAGGAACTGAATTGAAAATTGGTTCTCAAAATGTAAGTAATCAAGATAGTGGAGCTTATACTGGAGAAATTAGCCCAGTAGCACTTAAAGATTTAGGCGTAACTTATGCGATTATCGGACATTCAGAGCGTCGTGAATATTATGGCGAAACAGATGAGTTTATTAATAGTAAAACAAAAAAAGCTTTTGAACATGGTCTTACACCAATTCTTTGCTGTGGCGAAACGCTTGAAGAACGTGAAGGCGGTAAATTTGAGGAAGTAATTCGTACTCAATTAACAGCTGATCTTGCAGGCCTTACAGACGAGCAAGTAAAGAATTTAGTTATTGCATATGAACCAATTTGGGCAATTGGAACAGGGAAATCTGCTACAGAAAAAGATGCACAAGATTCATGTAAATTTGTTCGTGATGTTGTAGCAAGTCTTTATGATGAAACTGTTGCAGAATCTGTACGTGTACAATATGGCGGCAGTGTTAAACCTGAAAACATTAAAGAATATATGGCTCAACCTGATATTGACGGTGCTTTAGTAGGTGGAGCAAGTTTAGAACCAGCTTCTTTCCTTGCATTATTGGAGGCTGTTAAGTAA
- a CDS encoding phosphoglycerate kinase — protein sequence MNKKSLHDIDVKGKRVFCRVDFNVPMANGEVTDDTRIRAALPTIQYLIENGAKVILASHLGRPKGQVNEDMRLNAVAKRLSEKLGKNVIKADEAYGPKVQEEISKMNEGDVLLLENVRFYPGEEKNDEALAKEFASLADVYVNDAFGAAHRAHATTAGIAKHIPAVAGFLMEKEINVLGKALSNPERPFTAIIGGAKVRDKIGVIENLLEKVDNLIIGGGLAYTFLKAKGYEIGQSLLEEDKIDLANEFIQKAEAKGVKFYMPIDAIIADKFGEDANTQEVDIDSIPADWQALDIGPKTTALYADVIKSSKLVIWNGPMGVFEIDKFAQGTKGVAQALADSDAYSIIGGGDSAAAAEKFGLADKMSHISTGGGASLEFMEGKELPGVALLNDK from the coding sequence ATGAACAAAAAGTCATTACATGACATTGATGTAAAAGGGAAACGCGTATTTTGCCGTGTAGATTTTAACGTACCAATGGCAAATGGTGAAGTAACAGATGATACTCGTATTCGTGCTGCTCTTCCTACGATTCAGTATTTAATAGAAAACGGAGCAAAAGTTATTTTAGCATCTCACTTAGGACGTCCAAAAGGTCAAGTAAATGAAGACATGCGTTTAAATGCTGTTGCAAAACGTTTAAGTGAAAAATTAGGTAAAAACGTTATTAAAGCTGATGAAGCATACGGACCTAAAGTTCAAGAAGAAATCAGCAAAATGAACGAAGGCGATGTTTTATTATTAGAAAACGTTCGTTTCTACCCAGGCGAAGAGAAAAATGATGAAGCTCTAGCAAAAGAATTTGCTTCATTAGCTGATGTATATGTAAACGATGCATTTGGTGCTGCTCACCGTGCACACGCTACAACTGCTGGTATTGCTAAACATATCCCAGCTGTAGCAGGTTTCTTAATGGAAAAAGAAATTAATGTTTTAGGTAAAGCACTTTCTAATCCAGAGCGCCCATTTACAGCTATTATCGGTGGAGCGAAAGTTCGAGATAAAATTGGCGTAATTGAAAACTTATTAGAAAAAGTAGATAACTTAATTATTGGTGGCGGACTAGCTTATACTTTCTTAAAAGCTAAAGGCTATGAAATCGGTCAATCTCTTTTAGAAGAGGATAAAATTGATTTAGCAAATGAATTTATACAAAAAGCAGAAGCTAAAGGTGTTAAATTCTATATGCCAATTGATGCAATTATTGCTGACAAATTCGGTGAAGATGCTAATACTCAGGAAGTTGATATTGATAGCATTCCTGCAGATTGGCAAGCTCTAGATATTGGTCCAAAAACAACTGCTCTTTATGCAGATGTTATTAAAAGCTCTAAATTAGTCATTTGGAATGGACCTATGGGTGTGTTTGAAATCGATAAATTTGCTCAAGGTACTAAAGGTGTAGCACAAGCATTAGCAGATTCTGATGCATACTCAATAATCGGTGGTGGAGATTCAGCTGCTGCTGCTGAAAAATTCGGCCTAGCAGATAAAATGAGCCATATTTCAACTGGTGGCGGTGCTTCATTAGAATTTATGGAGGGTAAAGAACTTCCTGGAGTTGCATTATTAAACGATAAATAG
- the eno gene encoding phosphopyruvate hydratase has product MSMIIDVYAREVLDSRGNPTVEVEVYTEDGGFGRALVPSGASTGEYEAVELRDGDKSRYLGKGVEKAVANVNDILAEEIVGYEVTDQVSIDRRMIELDGTENKGKLGANAILGVSMAVARAAADELGLPLYQYLGGFNAKQLPVPMMNIINGGSHADNNVDFQEFMILPVGADSFKEAIRMGTEIFHNLKAVLHDKGLNTAVGDEGGFAPNLGSNREALEVIMEAIDKAGYKAGEQVFLGMDVASSEFFNKETGKYDLAGEGRTGVSSAEMVDFYEQLCNDFPILSIEDGLDENDWDGHKLLTERLGGRVQLVGDDLFVTNTKKLAEGIEKGIANSILIKVNQIGTLTETFDAIEMAKRAGYTAVVSHRSGETEDSTIADIAVATNAGQIKTGSASRTDRIAKYNQLLRIQDELGESAVYQGLKSFYNLRK; this is encoded by the coding sequence ATGTCAATGATTATTGATGTTTATGCTCGCGAAGTATTAGATTCTCGTGGTAACCCTACTGTTGAAGTAGAAGTCTATACAGAAGATGGTGGCTTTGGCCGTGCACTAGTACCAAGTGGTGCTTCAACTGGTGAATATGAAGCTGTTGAATTACGTGATGGAGACAAATCTCGTTACCTTGGTAAAGGTGTTGAGAAAGCTGTAGCTAATGTTAATGATATTTTAGCTGAAGAAATCGTTGGATACGAAGTAACTGATCAAGTTTCAATCGACCGTCGTATGATTGAGCTAGATGGTACTGAAAACAAAGGTAAATTAGGTGCTAACGCAATTCTAGGTGTATCTATGGCAGTAGCTCGTGCAGCAGCTGATGAATTAGGTCTACCATTATACCAATACCTTGGTGGATTTAATGCAAAACAATTACCAGTTCCGATGATGAACATCATCAACGGTGGTTCTCATGCTGATAATAACGTAGACTTCCAAGAATTCATGATCTTACCTGTAGGTGCTGATAGCTTTAAAGAAGCAATTCGTATGGGTACTGAAATTTTCCACAATCTTAAAGCGGTATTACATGACAAAGGTTTAAACACAGCTGTAGGTGACGAAGGTGGATTCGCTCCAAACCTTGGTTCAAACCGTGAAGCTTTAGAAGTAATCATGGAAGCAATTGATAAAGCTGGTTATAAAGCTGGAGAGCAAGTATTCTTAGGAATGGACGTTGCTTCTTCTGAATTCTTTAACAAAGAAACTGGTAAATACGATCTTGCAGGTGAAGGACGCACTGGTGTATCTTCAGCTGAAATGGTTGATTTCTACGAGCAACTTTGCAATGATTTCCCAATCCTTTCAATTGAAGATGGTTTAGATGAAAATGACTGGGATGGTCACAAATTATTAACAGAACGCTTAGGTGGCCGAGTACAATTAGTAGGTGACGATTTATTCGTTACGAACACTAAAAAATTAGCTGAAGGTATTGAAAAAGGTATCGCAAACTCAATCCTTATCAAAGTTAACCAAATCGGTACATTAACAGAAACTTTCGATGCAATCGAAATGGCTAAACGTGCAGGTTACACAGCAGTAGTTTCTCACCGTTCTGGTGAAACTGAAGATAGCACAATCGCTGATATCGCAGTTGCTACAAATGCTGGTCAAATTAAAACAGGTTCTGCTTCTCGTACAGACCGTATTGCTAAATACAACCAATTATTACGTATTCAAGACGAGTTAGGCGAAAGCGCAGTATACCAAGGATTAAAATCTTTCTACAACTTAAGAAAATAA
- the gap gene encoding type I glyceraldehyde-3-phosphate dehydrogenase has translation MATKIGINGFGRIGRMVFRAALNNPNVEVVAINDLTDAKTLAHLLKYDSVHGSVNADVAVNGDSIVVNGSEIKVIAERDPAALPWSDYGVEVVVESTGRFTDKKDAEKHLGGSVKKVIISAPASNEDITIVMGVNDDKYDAASHNVISNASCTTNCLAPFAKVLDEKFGIKRGMMTTVHSYTNDQQILDLPHKDLRRARAAAMSMIPTTTGAAKAVSLVLPQLKGKLNGGAVRVPTANVSLVDLVVELNAEVTAEEVNAAFKAASEGELKGILGYSEEPLVSIDYNGCTNSSTIDALSTMTMEGNMVKILSWYDNETGYSTRVVDLVAHIASKGL, from the coding sequence ATGGCAACTAAAATTGGTATTAATGGATTTGGACGTATCGGACGTATGGTTTTCCGCGCAGCTTTAAACAACCCAAACGTAGAGGTTGTAGCAATTAATGACTTAACAGATGCTAAAACTTTAGCTCACTTATTAAAATATGATTCAGTTCACGGTTCAGTAAACGCTGATGTAGCAGTTAATGGCGATTCTATCGTTGTAAACGGAAGCGAAATTAAAGTAATTGCTGAGCGTGACCCAGCAGCTTTACCTTGGAGCGATTACGGAGTAGAAGTTGTAGTAGAATCTACTGGTCGTTTCACTGATAAAAAAGATGCTGAAAAACACTTAGGTGGATCAGTTAAAAAAGTAATCATCTCTGCACCAGCTTCTAATGAAGATATCACGATCGTAATGGGTGTAAATGATGACAAATACGATGCAGCTAGCCACAATGTAATTTCTAATGCTTCGTGTACAACTAACTGTTTAGCTCCATTTGCTAAAGTATTAGACGAAAAATTTGGTATCAAACGTGGTATGATGACAACTGTTCACTCTTACACAAATGACCAACAAATTCTAGATTTACCACACAAAGATTTACGTCGTGCACGTGCTGCTGCAATGAGCATGATCCCAACAACTACTGGTGCTGCTAAAGCTGTTTCATTAGTATTACCTCAATTAAAAGGTAAATTAAACGGTGGTGCTGTACGTGTACCAACTGCTAACGTATCTTTAGTTGACTTAGTAGTAGAATTAAATGCTGAAGTTACTGCTGAAGAAGTAAATGCTGCATTTAAAGCTGCTTCTGAAGGTGAATTAAAAGGTATCTTAGGATACTCTGAAGAGCCATTAGTATCAATCGACTATAACGGTTGCACAAACTCTTCTACAATCGATGCATTATCTACAATGACTATGGAAGGCAACATGGTTAAAATCCTTTCTTGGTACGATAATGAAACTGGTTACTCAACTCGTGTAGTTGACTTAGTAGCTCACATCGCTTCAAAAGGTCTATAA
- a CDS encoding MFS transporter: protein MSKTTPTASNPSMASLLKNPFIQTILSAGLFIQVGIWIRNFAILLFVVEKTNGDATAVSLISVAEFAPIFIFSFIGGTFADRWKPKRTMIWCDLLSAVSIFVILLALLYGTWKFVFFATLVSAILSQFSQPSNMKLFKVHVPGEQMQAGMSIFQTMMAVFMILGPVLGTFVFQQAGIHVSMGIVGIAFLMSALVLTRLPKDQEEEKSEHTTSLLEEMKSGFQYVWSRKILVYLGGVFAAAGLGIGLIHPLAIFLVTERLGLDKEYLQWIFAANGAAMIIGGGLIMVISNKLAPHVLLLIGMAVNAIGIFVIGWSEMFWLTLVAEFFIGLFMPALHIGINTIILKNTDEKFVGRVNGILTPLFMGAMVITMSLAGILKEHFSLISIYQVSALLFVIGIIIMVPMFKIMKNIVVEVKS from the coding sequence ATGTCTAAAACTACTCCAACAGCTTCAAATCCTTCAATGGCTTCTTTGTTAAAAAATCCTTTTATTCAGACGATTCTTTCAGCAGGTTTGTTTATTCAAGTTGGTATTTGGATTCGTAATTTTGCAATCTTATTATTTGTAGTGGAAAAGACCAATGGTGATGCAACAGCCGTATCATTGATATCAGTTGCTGAATTTGCGCCAATTTTTATTTTTTCTTTTATCGGTGGAACTTTTGCCGATCGTTGGAAACCAAAGCGTACAATGATATGGTGCGATCTGTTAAGTGCTGTATCTATATTTGTTATTTTGTTAGCACTATTATATGGAACATGGAAGTTTGTGTTTTTTGCTACATTAGTTTCAGCAATCTTGTCCCAGTTTTCTCAGCCTTCCAATATGAAATTATTTAAAGTTCATGTACCTGGTGAGCAAATGCAAGCAGGTATGTCTATCTTTCAAACGATGATGGCAGTGTTTATGATTTTAGGTCCAGTATTAGGTACATTCGTATTTCAACAAGCTGGAATACATGTTTCGATGGGAATTGTAGGGATTGCTTTTCTTATGTCAGCTTTAGTATTAACAAGATTACCTAAGGATCAAGAAGAAGAAAAGTCTGAACATACAACATCATTATTGGAAGAGATGAAGTCAGGATTCCAATACGTTTGGTCTCGAAAAATTCTCGTCTATTTAGGTGGAGTATTTGCAGCGGCAGGATTAGGTATAGGTCTTATCCATCCTCTAGCAATTTTTTTAGTAACTGAACGACTAGGATTAGATAAGGAATATTTACAATGGATATTCGCGGCAAATGGAGCCGCTATGATTATAGGTGGTGGCCTAATAATGGTCATATCGAATAAGTTGGCACCGCATGTATTATTATTAATCGGTATGGCGGTCAATGCGATTGGAATATTTGTTATAGGTTGGTCTGAGATGTTCTGGCTAACGCTTGTTGCTGAATTCTTTATCGGACTATTTATGCCTGCGTTGCATATCGGTATTAATACAATCATCTTAAAAAATACTGATGAAAAGTTTGTAGGCAGGGTAAACGGTATATTAACACCTTTATTTATGGGAGCTATGGTCATTACTATGAGCTTGGCAGGTATTTTAAAGGAGCATTTTTCTTTAATCTCTATTTATCAAGTTTCAGCATTATTATTCGTTATTGGAATCATCATCATGGTGCCAATGTTCAAGATTATGAAGAATATCGTAGTTGAAGTGAAGTCATAA
- a CDS encoding alpha/beta fold hydrolase produces the protein MNNWEGLISAKDRTKIYLRKYIPAEPIAVIQIVHGMAEHGGAYEKFIEYLVHNQFAVFIHDQRGHGKTASIEDDLGFFGEEIGWDEVAKDIIFISKMIRKEIKDIPLILFGHSMGSYLSRRVVQLNGGLYDGLIISGTGYDPGILRKLGVFISSAEAFLIGANKRSKILDFLTFGNFNNHFKFPKTKYDWLTRDEAEIDRYIKDPYCGFICSSSYYRELLKGIGIIHRKDEIKKTPTSLPIYIFSGDKDPVGQNGEGVKKVYGLYKEIGCTNVKLKLYEEGRHEMLHEINKDEVHQDVKTWIEETILNH, from the coding sequence ATGAATAATTGGGAAGGATTAATTTCGGCGAAGGATCGAACAAAAATCTATTTGCGAAAATATATTCCTGCTGAACCAATTGCTGTAATTCAAATTGTACATGGAATGGCAGAACATGGTGGGGCTTATGAAAAATTTATTGAATATTTAGTTCATAATCAGTTTGCAGTGTTTATTCATGATCAAAGAGGTCACGGGAAAACGGCATCTATTGAAGATGATTTAGGTTTTTTTGGTGAAGAAATTGGCTGGGATGAAGTTGCTAAAGATATTATTTTTATAAGTAAAATGATTAGAAAAGAAATAAAAGATATTCCTTTAATTCTATTTGGACATAGTATGGGGTCTTATTTGAGCAGACGAGTAGTTCAATTAAATGGAGGACTATACGATGGGTTAATTATTTCTGGAACTGGATACGATCCAGGAATACTAAGAAAATTAGGTGTCTTTATTTCAAGTGCAGAGGCATTTTTGATTGGTGCCAATAAGAGAAGTAAAATTTTAGACTTTTTAACTTTTGGAAACTTCAATAATCATTTTAAGTTTCCTAAAACAAAATATGATTGGTTAACAAGAGATGAAGCCGAGATTGATCGCTATATTAAAGATCCATATTGTGGTTTTATTTGTTCTTCAAGTTATTATCGTGAATTGTTGAAAGGAATTGGAATTATACATCGAAAAGATGAAATAAAGAAGACACCAACTTCATTGCCAATTTATATTTTTTCTGGAGATAAAGATCCTGTTGGTCAAAATGGTGAAGGTGTAAAGAAAGTTTATGGGCTATATAAAGAAATTGGATGTACAAATGTAAAGTTGAAATTATATGAAGAAGGTCGTCATGAGATGCTTCATGAAATAAATAAAGATGAAGTTCATCAAGATGTAAAAACTTGGATAGAAGAAACAATCTTAAATCATTAA
- a CDS encoding DinB family protein — protein MFNNVEEFITEWKMEEANTIKLLNAMTDESLDQSIGEDFSSLGELAWHITTAIKAIISQSGLQFEASMSKEEMPATAKEITEKYSEASKAMTEAAQKEWKEKDLNQIINAFGFIEMPIHALLRMAISHQTHHRGQMTVLMRQAGLAIPGMYGPSKEEWAAMKG, from the coding sequence ATGTTTAATAATGTTGAAGAATTTATTACTGAATGGAAAATGGAAGAAGCAAACACAATTAAATTACTAAATGCTATGACAGATGAATCACTTGATCAATCAATAGGTGAAGATTTTAGCTCATTAGGGGAACTAGCTTGGCACATAACGACAGCAATTAAAGCGATTATTTCACAGTCAGGATTACAATTCGAAGCATCTATGAGCAAAGAAGAAATGCCTGCAACTGCGAAGGAAATTACCGAAAAATACTCAGAGGCTAGTAAAGCTATGACTGAAGCAGCTCAAAAAGAATGGAAAGAAAAAGATTTAAATCAAATCATTAACGCTTTTGGATTCATTGAAATGCCTATCCACGCATTACTACGCATGGCAATTTCACATCAAACGCATCACCGTGGCCAAATGACTGTATTAATGCGTCAAGCTGGACTAGCTATTCCAGGAATGTACGGTCCAAGTAAAGAAGAATGGGCTGCAATGAAAGGTTAA
- the secG gene encoding preprotein translocase subunit SecG: protein MHTFLSVLLIIVSVLMIVLVLLQSSKSNGLSGAISGGAEQLFGKQKARGFELVLQRITVVVAVLFFILTIAVTYFKL from the coding sequence ATGCATACGTTTTTATCTGTACTTTTAATTATTGTTTCAGTACTTATGATTGTTTTAGTTTTACTTCAATCTAGTAAAAGTAACGGCCTATCAGGTGCGATATCTGGTGGTGCTGAGCAACTGTTTGGCAAGCAAAAAGCTCGTGGTTTTGAACTAGTTTTACAAAGAATAACAGTTGTTGTAGCAGTTTTATTCTTCATTCTAACGATTGCTGTAACATATTTTAAACTGTAA
- the gpmI gene encoding 2,3-bisphosphoglycerate-independent phosphoglycerate mutase encodes MSKQPVALIILDGFGLRDETFGNAVAQAKKPNYDRYWNKYPHAQLTASGEAVGLPEGQMGNSEVGHLNIGAGRIVYQSLTRVNKAIREGEFEKNDTFIDAIKSAKEKDKALHIFGLLSDGGIHSHINHMFALLKLAAEEGMKKVYLHAFLDGRDVGPTTAKKYIDRTEAKFKEYGVGEFATISGRYYSMDRDKRWDRVEKCYCAMVYGEGPTYTSPYELIEDSYANGIHDEFVLPSVMVKEDGTPVATISDDDSIIFYNFRPDRAIQISNVFTNDDFRDFDRGSKFPKNVHFVCLTHFSETVQGYVAFKPTNLDNTLGEVLSQNNLKQLRIAETEKYPHVTFFFSGGREAEFPGEERILINSPKVATYDLKPEMSAYEVKDALLKEIAADKHDVIILNFANPDMVGHSGKLEPTIKAIEAVDECLGEVVDAILAKGGKAIITADHGNADEEITPEGEPMTAHTTNPVPVIVTEEGITLREDGILGDLAPTVLDLLKVEQPKEMTGKSLIK; translated from the coding sequence ATGAGTAAACAACCAGTAGCGTTAATTATCCTAGATGGATTTGGTTTGCGCGACGAAACATTTGGAAATGCTGTTGCACAAGCGAAGAAACCAAATTATGATAGATATTGGAATAAATATCCTCACGCACAATTAACGGCTAGCGGTGAAGCAGTAGGTTTACCTGAAGGACAAATGGGTAATTCTGAAGTTGGTCATTTAAATATCGGAGCTGGACGAATTGTTTATCAAAGCTTAACGCGTGTAAACAAGGCAATTCGTGAAGGCGAATTCGAAAAAAATGACACGTTCATCGATGCAATTAAAAGTGCAAAAGAAAAAGATAAAGCATTACATATTTTCGGTCTACTGTCTGATGGTGGTATTCACAGTCATATTAATCACATGTTTGCTTTATTAAAATTAGCTGCTGAAGAAGGCATGAAAAAGGTATATTTACATGCTTTCCTTGATGGACGAGATGTTGGTCCAACTACAGCTAAAAAATATATCGATCGAACAGAAGCAAAGTTTAAAGAATATGGTGTCGGAGAATTTGCAACAATTTCTGGCCGTTATTATTCCATGGACCGTGACAAACGTTGGGATCGTGTAGAAAAGTGCTATTGCGCAATGGTATATGGAGAAGGGCCAACTTATACAAGTCCGTATGAATTAATTGAAGATTCGTATGCGAACGGTATCCATGATGAATTCGTTTTACCTTCTGTAATGGTAAAAGAAGATGGAACACCAGTTGCAACAATAAGTGATGATGACTCCATTATTTTCTACAACTTCCGACCTGACCGTGCAATTCAAATTTCAAATGTATTTACAAACGATGATTTCCGTGACTTTGATCGTGGAAGTAAGTTCCCGAAAAATGTTCATTTCGTTTGCTTAACACATTTTAGCGAAACAGTACAAGGTTATGTAGCATTTAAACCAACAAACCTAGATAACACTTTAGGTGAAGTTCTGTCACAAAATAACTTAAAACAATTACGAATTGCTGAAACGGAAAAGTATCCACACGTTACATTTTTCTTTAGTGGAGGCCGTGAAGCAGAGTTCCCAGGTGAAGAACGTATTTTAATTAACTCGCCAAAAGTTGCGACTTACGATTTGAAACCTGAAATGAGTGCTTATGAAGTAAAAGATGCATTACTGAAAGAGATTGCAGCAGACAAGCATGATGTCATCATCTTAAACTTTGCAAATCCAGATATGGTAGGACATTCAGGAAAACTTGAGCCGACAATTAAAGCAATTGAAGCGGTTGATGAATGTTTAGGAGAAGTAGTTGATGCAATTCTTGCTAAAGGCGGAAAAGCAATCATTACTGCTGACCATGGAAATGCTGATGAAGAAATTACACCAGAGGGTGAACCTATGACAGCTCACACGACTAATCCTGTACCAGTTATTGTTACTGAAGAAGGTATTACATTACGTGAAGATGGTATTTTAGGTGATTTAGCTCCAACTGTTCTTGATTTATTAAAAGTAGAACAACCAAAAGAAATGACTGGTAAATCACTTATTAAATAA
- a CDS encoding sugar-binding transcriptional regulator → MNHILKLQQKLLPDLIPVIQKRFQILQYIRIMQPIGRRNLSASVGLTERVLRSEVALLKEQRLINVASSGMTLTDEGLSLLLDLEEPMRELFGLKNIEDLLKETFNLKEVIVVSGDSDELDWVKKEMGRAAVGCINQRLETNNIVAVTGGSTLAAVAEMMNDDSKDLNTLFVPARGGLGEEVRNQANTICAKMAEMAKGNYRLLHLPDELSEEAYLTMMEEPRVKEVLNLIRSSSIVVHGIGDAFTMAKRRQSSSEQLEILTESEAVGEAFGYYFNENGEVVYRVRTIGLQLNELEKIPYVLGVAGGSSKAKAMASFLKKGHVNILVTDEGAAKELIKGCTL, encoded by the coding sequence ATGAACCATATTTTAAAGCTACAACAAAAATTATTACCTGATCTAATTCCAGTTATCCAAAAGAGATTTCAAATCCTACAATATATACGAATTATGCAGCCGATCGGTCGAAGGAATTTGTCTGCTAGCGTAGGATTAACAGAAAGAGTACTTAGATCAGAAGTTGCTTTATTAAAAGAGCAAAGACTGATTAATGTCGCATCTTCTGGTATGACATTAACGGATGAAGGACTAAGCTTACTTCTAGACCTAGAAGAACCAATGCGTGAACTATTCGGTTTGAAAAATATCGAAGACTTGCTTAAGGAAACATTTAACCTTAAAGAAGTAATCGTGGTTTCAGGCGATAGTGACGAGCTGGACTGGGTAAAAAAGGAGATGGGTCGAGCGGCTGTTGGTTGTATAAACCAAAGGCTAGAAACAAATAATATTGTTGCTGTTACTGGTGGTTCCACTTTAGCTGCTGTAGCTGAAATGATGAATGATGACTCGAAAGATCTAAATACCTTATTTGTACCAGCGCGAGGCGGTTTAGGTGAAGAAGTAAGAAATCAAGCAAATACAATTTGTGCAAAAATGGCTGAAATGGCAAAAGGTAATTATCGATTACTTCACTTGCCAGATGAACTTAGTGAAGAAGCCTACCTTACTATGATGGAAGAACCAAGAGTAAAAGAGGTTCTAAATTTAATTCGATCTTCTTCAATTGTCGTACACGGCATTGGAGATGCATTTACGATGGCAAAACGAAGACAATCTTCATCAGAACAGTTAGAAATTTTAACTGAATCTGAAGCTGTAGGAGAGGCATTTGGCTATTACTTTAATGAAAATGGTGAAGTTGTTTACAGAGTAAGAACAATCGGTTTACAACTGAATGAATTGGAGAAAATACCTTATGTCCTGGGAGTAGCTGGAGGATCTTCTAAAGCAAAAGCAATGGCTTCTTTCTTAAAGAAAGGCCATGTAAACATCCTTGTCACAGACGAAGGAGCAGCAAAAGAGTTAATTAAAGGATGTACCCTTTAA
- a CDS encoding alpha/beta hydrolase: MRVTMPKPFTFEGGDRAVLLLHGFTGHSADVRMLGRFLEKQGYTCHAPHYKGHGVPPDELVHTGPEDWWKDVMEAYQFLKDKGHQKIAAVGLSLGGVFALKLGYTVPLNGIVTMCSPMYIKSEEIMYEGVLAYTREFKKREGKSPEQIEVEMEEFKKNPMNTLKALQGLIKEVRENVDTVYAPTFVVQSTVDEMINTDSANIIFNEVQSDQKKLKWYENSTHVITLGQEKDMLHEDVLAFLNELEW; this comes from the coding sequence ATGAGAGTAACAATGCCGAAGCCATTTACGTTTGAAGGTGGAGATCGAGCAGTTTTATTATTACATGGATTTACAGGACATTCTGCGGATGTTCGAATGCTTGGCCGTTTTTTAGAAAAACAAGGTTATACTTGTCATGCACCGCACTATAAAGGGCATGGTGTACCACCAGATGAGCTTGTTCATACGGGACCAGAGGACTGGTGGAAGGATGTAATGGAAGCTTATCAATTTCTAAAGGATAAAGGACATCAAAAAATTGCAGCGGTAGGTCTATCTTTAGGTGGAGTATTTGCACTAAAGCTAGGTTATACTGTTCCATTGAATGGTATTGTCACAATGTGTTCGCCGATGTACATAAAAAGTGAAGAAATTATGTATGAAGGCGTTTTAGCTTACACAAGAGAGTTTAAAAAACGTGAAGGGAAATCTCCTGAACAAATTGAAGTAGAAATGGAAGAATTTAAAAAAAATCCGATGAATACATTAAAAGCTCTTCAAGGTTTAATTAAAGAAGTGCGTGAAAATGTTGATACAGTATATGCACCAACGTTTGTCGTACAATCTACTGTAGACGAGATGATTAATACTGACAGCGCAAATATTATTTTTAATGAAGTGCAATCTGATCAGAAAAAATTAAAATGGTACGAAAATTCAACACATGTTATTACACTTGGACAGGAAAAAGATATGTTACATGAAGATGTACTAGCATTTCTTAATGAATTGGAATGGTAG